The Niastella koreensis GR20-10 genome includes a window with the following:
- a CDS encoding YciI family protein, with the protein MKDFLLIFRTDIAAMPKRSPEEMQASTKRWMDWIGGIAAQNKLTDRGNRLVQTGKVLNPGNVITDGPYTEIKESIVGYSIVKANTEEEATELAKGCPILAAGGNVEIREISVL; encoded by the coding sequence ATGAAAGATTTTCTTTTAATATTCAGAACCGATATCGCAGCCATGCCCAAACGTTCACCCGAAGAAATGCAAGCCAGCACCAAACGCTGGATGGATTGGATAGGCGGCATTGCTGCTCAAAACAAATTAACCGACCGCGGCAACAGACTGGTGCAAACCGGTAAGGTATTGAACCCCGGCAATGTGATTACCGACGGTCCTTACACCGAAATAAAAGAATCTATTGTAGGGTATAGCATTGTAAAAGCCAATACGGAAGAAGAGGCAACAGAACTGGCAAAAGGCTGCCCCATCCTGGCGGCAGGTGGCAATGTTGAGATAAGAGAGATTAGTGTATTATAG
- a CDS encoding BamA/TamA family outer membrane protein, translating to MILVIVLVLKNYAQVPEQDKLPPKNPSDSIPAAIAPEKDMGDVIHHWFYRHAPLQVDAGLKKDTRKHFSIVPAVGYTLQTGFAGILSGNMAWYTDTAEDTKISSVNTNITYSQYRQILIPFQINSWTKGNRYNIITDFRFLQYPSVIYGLGGETDPNQGYTIDFTGIKVHQTVMKALSHNFYVGLGYYFDKLWDIRATDSLSLDLKDQLTKKLGTTETASGVVFRFLYDNRLNQINPQQGLYFNVAYRYSPKAFGSDSTWHSVLIDARKYIQFPKSSKNVLAFWFMQWFVAGGTSPYLLMPSTGWDDNYNTGRGYIQGRFRGNNMTYFETEYRFGITNNGLLGGVAFINLQHFSQDISAAYNTIFPGYGLGLRLKLNKHSGANLCIDYGFGKNGSRGFFVNLGEIF from the coding sequence ATGATTCTGGTGATAGTGTTGGTTCTAAAAAATTACGCTCAGGTTCCTGAACAAGATAAATTACCCCCCAAAAATCCTTCCGATAGCATTCCAGCAGCCATAGCCCCTGAAAAAGATATGGGCGATGTGATACATCATTGGTTTTACCGGCACGCACCATTACAGGTTGATGCGGGTTTGAAAAAAGATACCCGCAAACATTTCTCCATTGTGCCTGCAGTAGGTTATACCCTGCAAACCGGGTTCGCCGGTATTTTAAGCGGCAATATGGCCTGGTATACCGACACCGCTGAAGACACCAAAATTTCCAGCGTAAATACCAACATTACGTATTCGCAGTACAGGCAAATACTCATTCCCTTTCAGATAAACAGCTGGACAAAAGGCAACCGCTATAACATCATTACCGATTTCAGGTTTCTGCAATACCCCTCCGTTATCTATGGTTTGGGGGGAGAAACAGATCCCAACCAGGGATATACCATCGATTTCACCGGCATAAAAGTACACCAGACGGTGATGAAAGCACTGTCGCATAACTTCTATGTTGGACTGGGCTATTACTTTGATAAACTCTGGGACATCCGGGCAACCGATTCTTTATCATTGGATCTAAAGGATCAACTGACAAAAAAATTAGGTACCACAGAAACCGCTTCAGGGGTGGTGTTTCGTTTTTTATATGATAACCGGCTTAACCAGATCAATCCGCAACAGGGCCTGTATTTCAACGTAGCTTACCGCTACAGTCCTAAAGCATTCGGCAGCGACAGCACCTGGCACTCGGTATTAATAGATGCCAGAAAGTATATTCAATTCCCCAAAAGTTCGAAGAATGTATTAGCGTTCTGGTTCATGCAATGGTTTGTAGCAGGCGGTACGTCGCCTTATTTATTGATGCCCAGCACGGGCTGGGATGATAACTACAACACCGGCCGCGGTTACATTCAGGGCCGGTTCAGAGGTAATAACATGACGTATTTTGAAACCGAATACCGCTTTGGCATCACCAACAATGGTTTATTGGGCGGCGTGGCATTCATCAACCTGCAACATTTTTCACAAGATATTTCTGCGGCTTATAACACCATCTTTCCCGGCTACGGGCTCGGTCTGCGCTTAAAGCTTAACAAACATTCCGGCGCCAATTTGTGCATCGATTATGGCTTTGGTAAAAACGGCTCCCGCGGGTTCTTTGTAAATTTGGGTGAGATATTCTAG
- a CDS encoding dihydrofolate reductase family protein gives MGRVICMVNITPDGFTDGKYATTDAEFYEFVHELLAETETVAFGGNTFTMFQDIWPARLEDENSPDHQIKMAAALHNKHKAAYSSTLKSATWNNSTIEPKVDAEKINRYKQKAQKGLLTIGSLGLVASLTDMNLVDDYYFCFQPLIAGNGDSRLFDKLTLDAMRLLKYEDSRQLKNGVHIIHYTSVQ, from the coding sequence ATGGGACGAGTAATATGCATGGTCAACATCACCCCCGATGGGTTTACCGACGGCAAATACGCCACCACCGATGCAGAGTTTTATGAATTTGTACACGAGCTGCTGGCAGAAACCGAAACGGTAGCCTTTGGCGGCAATACGTTCACGATGTTCCAGGACATCTGGCCGGCCAGGCTGGAAGATGAAAACAGCCCGGACCACCAGATAAAAATGGCCGCTGCACTGCACAACAAACACAAAGCTGCTTATTCATCAACCCTGAAATCGGCCACCTGGAACAATTCAACCATTGAACCTAAAGTGGATGCCGAAAAGATCAACAGGTATAAACAAAAAGCTCAGAAAGGATTACTCACAATCGGCAGCCTGGGCCTGGTAGCGTCATTAACAGACATGAACCTGGTCGACGATTATTACTTTTGCTTTCAGCCCCTGATTGCGGGTAACGGTGATAGCAGGCTTTTCGACAAGCTGACCCTGGATGCCATGCGCCTGCTAAAATATGAGGACAGCCGGCAGTTAAAAAACGGCGTTCACATTATCCATTACACGAGCGTACAGTAA
- a CDS encoding SDR family oxidoreductase has translation MRVFVTGASGFVGSAVVKELLQAGHQVLGMVRSDSGAEAVKQAGAEPFRGDIYDLDSLKKGASQCDAVIHTAFNHDFTKFKDNCETDRQVIMALGAALAGTNKPLVVTSGVGLLNYGREVNENDKAPGSDVIPRAASEEAAYAVAEQGVNSYIVRLPPSVHAAGDHGFVPVLIGIAKEKGAAAYIGEGNNQWPAVHRLDAAVLYRLIIEKQPAQKVYHAVGEQGIPFKQITAAIGKALQVPVVSKEGADAEAHFGWFKYFASIGCPASSEQTQATLGWKPVHPGLIEELVPGIYF, from the coding sequence ATGCGAGTATTTGTTACAGGAGCTTCCGGTTTTGTAGGCTCCGCCGTTGTTAAAGAACTCCTGCAGGCCGGTCACCAGGTGTTGGGGATGGTGCGGAGCGACAGTGGCGCTGAAGCGGTAAAACAGGCAGGCGCAGAACCTTTTCGCGGCGATATCTATGACCTGGACAGTCTGAAAAAAGGCGCATCACAATGCGATGCAGTTATTCATACTGCCTTCAACCACGATTTTACCAAATTTAAAGACAATTGCGAAACCGACCGCCAGGTGATCATGGCATTGGGCGCTGCATTAGCCGGCACCAATAAACCATTGGTGGTAACCTCCGGCGTGGGGTTGTTAAACTATGGCCGCGAGGTAAATGAAAACGACAAGGCGCCTGGTTCAGATGTGATCCCCAGAGCGGCTTCTGAAGAAGCAGCTTATGCTGTTGCGGAGCAGGGTGTAAATTCTTACATTGTTCGTCTCCCACCCTCTGTACATGCAGCCGGAGATCATGGGTTTGTACCTGTTCTTATTGGCATTGCCAAAGAAAAGGGCGCCGCTGCTTATATTGGCGAAGGCAATAATCAATGGCCTGCCGTTCACCGGTTAGATGCTGCTGTTTTATACCGGTTGATCATTGAAAAGCAGCCTGCCCAAAAAGTATATCATGCTGTTGGTGAGCAAGGTATTCCCTTTAAACAAATTACCGCTGCAATTGGTAAAGCATTACAGGTGCCGGTGGTGAGTAAAGAGGGTGCAGATGCCGAAGCCCATTTCGGTTGGTTTAAATATTTTGCATCAATTGGTTGTCCGGCTTCGAGTGAACAAACCCAGGCTACATTAGGTTGGAAACCGGTTCATCCCGGATTGATTGAGGAGTTGGTGCCGGGAATTTATTTTTAG
- a CDS encoding MBL fold metallo-hydrolase, protein MKPVFVTLAFACLLFCNHSFSQSSFKIIPLGVKGGIDESNLSAYMIAPTGSDAWVCLDAGTIHYGIEKAIQAKLLKGTSAEVLKKDIKGYLISHAHLDHLAGLIINSPDDSTKAIYGLDYCLEVLKDKYFSWKSWANFANEGEKPALGKYHYTTLTPGSETPLQNTEMQVTAFSLSHSAPYQSTAFLVRHNESYILYLGDTGADSVEHSDKMHQLWQQVAPLLKAKKLKALFIEVSFANEQSDKQLFGHLTPHWLMSELQDLAALSGADALNNFPVVITHIKPGGNREQMIHVQLKANNPLHVKLVFPEQGKLLSF, encoded by the coding sequence ATGAAGCCAGTTTTTGTTACCCTTGCATTTGCCTGTTTACTTTTTTGCAATCATTCATTCTCTCAATCATCCTTTAAGATTATTCCGCTTGGCGTAAAAGGCGGAATTGACGAAAGTAATTTATCGGCCTACATGATAGCGCCAACCGGCAGCGATGCCTGGGTTTGCCTGGATGCAGGTACTATACATTATGGGATTGAAAAAGCCATTCAGGCGAAATTGTTAAAAGGTACTTCGGCGGAGGTGTTGAAGAAAGATATAAAAGGCTACCTGATCTCACATGCACACCTCGATCACCTGGCAGGTTTGATCATCAACTCACCCGATGACAGCACCAAGGCCATCTACGGGCTTGATTATTGTTTGGAAGTACTGAAGGATAAATACTTTTCCTGGAAGAGTTGGGCCAACTTTGCCAATGAAGGCGAGAAACCGGCATTGGGTAAATATCATTATACCACACTTACCCCCGGCAGCGAAACGCCGCTGCAAAATACCGAGATGCAGGTAACGGCTTTTTCACTCAGCCATTCCGCGCCCTATCAAAGCACCGCGTTCCTGGTTCGGCATAATGAATCGTACATATTGTACCTGGGTGATACCGGCGCCGATTCAGTAGAACATTCCGATAAAATGCACCAGCTCTGGCAACAGGTAGCGCCCTTGTTAAAAGCTAAAAAATTAAAAGCGTTGTTTATTGAAGTGTCTTTCGCCAATGAACAATCGGATAAACAATTGTTCGGTCATCTTACCCCACATTGGTTAATGAGCGAATTACAAGACCTGGCAGCACTTTCCGGCGCCGATGCATTAAATAATTTCCCGGTAGTTATTACGCACATTAAACCCGGCGGTAATCGCGAACAAATGATCCATGTGCAATTAAAGGCAAACAATCCGCTACATGTAAAGCTGGTTTTCCCGGAGCAGGGTAAATTGTTGAGTTTTTAA
- a CDS encoding RNA polymerase sigma factor: MQQAELIPHLFRTEYRKIVSVLSKLFGIDHIEIAEDIVSDTFLLASELWGLKGLPENPTAWLYTVAKNKTKDYLKRNTLFAQNISKEIKYTATTSEEIEIDLSVKNINDSQLAMMFVVCHPCNAAEAQIGLALNLLCGFGVDEIANAFLTNKTAIYKRLQRAKEKLRTEKIKIEQPTSSEINDRLPAVLTVLYLLFNEGYYSSSQDITLRQDLCLEAMRLTYMLIENEHLNQPAVNALLSLMCFHSSRFDSRLNQHGGIVLYQDQDTTLWNQELIEKGEYFLNQASEGNTLSKYHLEAGIAYWHTIKADSENKWESILFMYNHLLLIEYSPIAALNRTYALAKARGKKEAIIEAEKINLTGHHLYHSLLGELYTGINNTKAIEHFNKALALTKSTADKLIISNKILKLMEQ; the protein is encoded by the coding sequence ATGCAACAAGCCGAATTAATACCGCATTTATTCAGGACCGAGTACAGGAAGATAGTTTCTGTACTCAGTAAATTATTTGGCATTGACCATATTGAAATTGCGGAAGACATCGTAAGCGACACTTTTCTTTTAGCATCGGAATTATGGGGGTTGAAAGGGCTTCCCGAAAACCCTACGGCCTGGTTGTATACCGTTGCCAAAAACAAAACAAAAGATTACCTGAAGCGCAACACCTTGTTTGCTCAGAATATCTCAAAAGAAATAAAATATACCGCTACCACTTCAGAAGAAATAGAAATTGACCTGTCAGTTAAAAATATAAACGACAGCCAGCTGGCAATGATGTTTGTGGTTTGCCATCCCTGCAATGCTGCCGAAGCGCAAATAGGCCTGGCACTAAACCTGCTTTGCGGTTTTGGCGTTGATGAAATTGCGAACGCCTTTCTCACCAATAAAACGGCTATTTATAAACGCCTGCAACGGGCGAAAGAAAAGTTAAGAACCGAGAAAATAAAAATAGAACAACCAACCTCATCAGAAATAAACGACCGCTTACCAGCCGTTTTAACCGTCTTATACCTGCTTTTTAACGAAGGCTATTATTCCTCCAGCCAGGACATTACCCTTCGCCAGGACCTTTGCCTGGAGGCCATGCGCCTGACTTATATGCTTATTGAGAACGAGCACCTGAACCAGCCGGCAGTCAATGCCCTGCTATCCCTGATGTGTTTTCATTCATCAAGATTTGATTCAAGACTGAACCAGCATGGCGGAATAGTGCTGTACCAGGACCAGGATACCACCCTTTGGAACCAGGAACTGATTGAAAAAGGGGAGTACTTCCTGAACCAGGCATCAGAAGGAAACACCCTTTCAAAGTATCACCTGGAGGCCGGCATTGCTTACTGGCACACAATTAAAGCCGATTCGGAAAACAAATGGGAAAGTATTTTATTTATGTATAATCATCTGTTGCTCATTGAGTATTCACCCATTGCAGCCTTAAACAGAACCTATGCCCTGGCCAAAGCCCGCGGAAAAAAAGAAGCCATTATTGAAGCGGAAAAGATAAACCTGACCGGGCACCATTTATACCACTCCCTGTTGGGTGAATTGTATACAGGTATCAACAACACAAAAGCCATTGAGCATTTTAATAAAGCATTGGCGTTAACCAAATCAACAGCAGACAAGTTGATAATCTCCAATAAAATACTTAAATTGATGGAACAATAA